The sequence acactacagacttcataaagacatggattaaacacacacacacacacactacagtcttcatatAGACAtggattaaatacacacacacacacacacacacacacacactacagtcttcataaagacatggattaaacacacacacacacacacacactacagtcttcataaagacatggattaaacacacacacacacacacacacactacagtcttcataaagacatggattaaacacacacacacacacacacacactacagacttcataaagacatggattaaacacacacacacacacacacactacagtcttcataaagacatggattaaacacacacacacacacacactacagtcttcataaagacatggattaaacacacacacacactacagtcttcataaagacatggattaaacacacacacacacacacacacacactacagtcttcataaagacatggattaaacacacacacacacacacacacactacagtcttcatatagacatggattaaaaacacacacacacacacacacacacacacacactacagtcttcataaagacatggattaaacacacacacacacactacagtcttcataaagacatggattaaacacacacacacacacacacacacactacagtcttcataaagacatggattaaacacacacacacacacacacactacagtcttcataaagacatggattaaacacacacacacacacacactacagtcttcataaagacatggattaaacacacacacacacacacacacactacagacttcataaagacatggattaaacacacacacacacacacacactacagtcttcataaagacatggattaaacacacacacacacacacacacactacagacttcataaagacatggattaaacacacacacacacacacactacagtcttcataaagacatggattaaacacacacacacacacacacacactacagacttcataaagacatggattaaacacacacacacacacacacacacacacacactacagtcttcataaagacatggattaaacacacacacacacacacactacagtcttcatacAGACAtggattaaatacacacacacacacacacacacacacacacacacactacagtcttcataaagacatggattaaacacacacacacacacacacacacactacagtcttcataaagacatggattaaacacacacacacacacacacacacacactacagtcttcatatAGACAtggattaaatacacacacacactacagtcttcataaagacatggattaaacacacacacacacactacagtcttcataaagacatggattaaatacacacacacacacacacacactacagtcttcataaagacatggattaaacacacacacacacacacactacagtcttcataaagacatggattaaacacacacacacacacacactacagtcttcataaagacatggattaaacacacacacacactacagtcttcataaaaacatggattaaacacacacacacacacacacacacactacagtcttcataaagacatggattaaacacacacacacactacagtcttcataaaaacatggattaaacacacacacacacacacacacacactacagtcttcataaagacatggattaaacacacacacacacacacacacactacagtcttcataaaaacatggattaaacacacacacacacacactacagtcttcataaagacatggattaaacacacacacacactacagtcttcataaaaacatggattaaacacacacacacacacacacacactacagtcttcataaagacatggattaaacacacacacacacacacactacagtcttcataaagacatggattaaacacacacacacacacacacactacagtcttcataaaaacatggattaaacacacacacacacacacactacagtcttcataaatacatggattaaacacacacacacacacacacactacagtcttcataaagacatggattaaacacacacacacactacagtcttcataaaaacatggattaaacacacacacacacacacacacactacagtcttcataaagacatggattaaacacacacacacacatacactacagtcttcataaaaacatggattaaacacacacacacacacacacacacactacagtcttcataaagacatggattaaacacacacacacacacacacacacactacagtcttcataaagacatggattaaacacacactcacactttacAGAGATAGACGAACCTGCCGAAGACGAAGACGATGGTGAGCAGTGGGACGAGTTTGAGGTGGTCCTGGTGGACGTATGTGGAGGTCACTGCAAGCTGCAGGAAGAAGAGCAGGAAGAGACGGAGAGAGTCCTGGACGTAGGTCATGTGGACGACTGTGTGACGACTCGCACGCTTCCCCTCAAACAGAGGCTTCAGAGAACTGAACTTCATACAGGACAcgccatgtacacacacacctgaaacacacacacacatcccatcatgcttcactgtagCTGGCAGTAAGGTAGCATACACAAATTCGCTCTTTTAGCTTCCTCTACAGAATTAATACCATAATGCCAAAAGCTCTAGGAGTGTGTACAGTTAAACTAACTGACCTAGTATGAGGGGGAAGGTGGCGAAGAGCGTACAGCGCAGTGTGTACACCAGCCTGTAGGGGGCACTCCTGACCATAGGGACATCTATCGGCAAGAGGTCATGACCCCCCCACACAAGGAGAGGAAACATCACCAACCCCGAGAGAAGAAACACAACCGAGAGCATCATCtcaccacaaaacacacaacctgaGAGGAggggtgatagatagatagatagatagatagatagatagatagatagatagatagatagatagatagatataaaagataaaattaagaaaaacagatttcagaaatataaagaaataaaattaaatatagagatcataaataaataaacagtgacAGTTTTTACTCACAGCTCTGATCATGTTCATTCTTTGTGTTTTCCCAGCACATGCTGACGTCATCGGCTCTGACGTCACTCTCCATCTGTTTGTCAGACGATTTCCTCACGACCTTCACCAGAGGAGTGAACACAGAACTCATCCgatgtccatcatcttcatcatcagccAGTGTTCCATCTTCAtcgtccctccctctctcctgtctgtccagctctctctcgctcgccgTCCTGCTCTCCCGACTTGTCTTACTCTCCACCGTTTCCTCCTGTCCTGTGGATATGACCCCCTGTCTTTCATTCATGCTTTGTTCTCTTGACGGTgctgagtgaaagagtgaaaggCTGGACGATCAGAAGCACGAGTGTCCAGTCCGATTCACTGGAGGTCAAATCCAACAAAATGGAAGACGTCAACAAGTTCTGTCTTTAGGAATCAGTGGTTCTTCCTGGGTAaaagagacagacggagaggaAACAAAGTCCACTGTGAGAATTACTCATTAACTGACCCGGCTATCAGTGTGTGAGAAACGGTCACCTCtttacacacctgtacaggagGACAGTAAAGATAACCTGTGTTAATGGAGAACAGTGGATTAATAATATGAGGATGGAATTTAACCAGTTTCTGTAGTTTCATGAGAAAACAAAGCGCACATCTCTCAGTGTGACATCCAGCTGTTACTGAAAGTGACCGACCTTTAGGAGGTTGAGTATTTTCATTTCCACAGCATCTGAAGGTGAACACCTGAGTTTGAAGatcttgcatttttattttattgaaacaCTTATTAAACCTGTCTCACCCTCTGTCGGTGGGAGGTTTCTACATGCTGTGTCTTTACTCGTCTACACCTGTttactgtaatgatttataatcacacagtcAACATCACCTGGAAGAGGTCTGGTTCCCTTCAGAACCCAGGTCCTGATCCGTGAGGAAGAGAGTTTCTTCACCAAGGTCATACTCGCATTCAACTGTTCACCTAAatagacatacactatattcccgctcttctgggaaggttttccacaaggtttaggagtgtgtttataggaatttttgaccgttcctctagaatcgcatttgtgaggtcaggcactgatgttggacgagaaggtgtggctcacagtctccgctctaattcatcccaaaggtgttctatggggttgaggtcaggactctgtgcaggccagtcaagttcctccacaccaaactcactcatgttggaacaggaaggggtcatccccaaaactaagaactaaggggcggagcccaaccccaacccctgaaaaacaacacctgaattcaatgatttggaggggtgtcccaatacctTTGGTTATATAGTGAATAAGTCCATCTCCTAAAACACAACACCTTACCTACATTTTAGCGAATTATCCGAAGTTTTCAGCTCTCATTAACCTGAGttagtgaatgtgagtgaatgcACCAgccctctctcacactcagacacatagcTTGGTTTGAGTATATTCTCCTgtctaaaaaatatttactttccTTTAGTAAGCAGGAGATCAGCACCTACACTGGAGTCACACGGCTACAGCCAGCATTCAGCAGACGCTCTACTCCAAACCTCTGTGCAGTGAGGAATAGGAATACCGTGAGGATAAAACACAGGAATTAGTGCAGGTTAGCTAGCTGAGATgctctgacctctctctctctctctctctctctctctaaaatattctctctctctctctaaaatattctctctctctcgctctctctctctgtctctctctctctctaatatactctctctcgctctaatatactctctctctctgtgtctctctctctctctctctatactctctctctctctaaaatatactctctctctaaaatatactctctctgtgtctctctctctctctctctctctctctctctctctaaaatattctctctctctctctctctctctgcgcatgcgcggcggagaggcgagtgtggagcgcgtgagagcggttggcgttttgccaattttttcggcactaaaatgcaattcttttccgtttaaaatctcggaatattaatatacttattgtgtgagtgtgtgcggacaataactgtgtgtgtgtgtgtgtgtgtgtgcaggtgtgtgtgagtagcgtgtcggtgaagtgtggttatggcggatccgaccgcgaggttgtgtgagagtttgactcgccggcacggtgtccgtgtcgtgtgtccggcacggtgtccgtgtcgtgtgtccggcacggtgtccgtgtcgtgtgtccggcacggtgtccgtgttgtgtgtccggtgagtgttgaagaatgttgtgtagcagtcggtaacgtggtggggcatgagaacatcgtctctgcctccagaatgaacagtgccattgtggtgtttctgaataatattgagaaagtaagaaatctgattcagaaaggcatcattgttaataatgagacaatactggtttctcccctcagttccccagctaagaaagtcttgttgtccgacgtccctccttttatttcagatgaagctatctgtaaagaactgtctcggtacgggcgaatcgtctcccccattaagagaatccctcttggctgtaagtccccactggttaaacacttggtttcttttagaagaatggtcttcatggtttttaaagaaggtgtggaagagctgaatgccgtttttaaattcagagttgaaggctttgactacaatctgtttgtttcttctgacacagatattaagtgttttaaatgtggaaaaactggtcatcttgctcgggcctgccctgagaggcagagtgaccccggtgtttctgagcgaccggggcaggacgcagctcagtcggctggggtcgttccccctgcggctacagttcggccggctgctgagggccccggagctgctgctgcaccagacccgaaagagagtgagccccaagcccagcctgcaacccagaagcccactggagctgcaacagccccggaaaagccatgcacggccgaaccggccgcggaagagccatgctcagctcaaccggaccgggagaagccgtgctccactgagaagagctcagtgggttctggagcagtgctggagctgcctgcgctggcagaggcaggcacggaggtgcagagcgaacgcccggaaacaccggacactacaccagtgcagggggacgggggagacgtggacatggtggatgagcccgtctttaaagtgccgaataaaaggaaaaagcaaggtaagggacggggaaaaaagcaggcaaaaaaggacacaaagatgggggaacgagaatcagacagtgatgactgcatgtcagactctgttttaatgttcgattctcaggaggaacaggttcatgttgtgtacagtgctgatgataaagagtttttaaggaacaccaaatggcagaaaaatgtagcattggAAGGAGTTTTTCCCGGACCGTAAGCAGTTTATTCACGACgttaagttcttcagaagagaaggtgcattcattgatgttgaaattttccgtctgaagaaactgatcacaagagtgaataaggaaaactctgatgatgactaatgtggtgttttttatggtagagtggtttttaccctctgtttaattttatttattttatttatttttatgaaaggagttaatattgcgagtttaaatattaatggggcaagagagcaaatcaagagagctaaactgtatgaagttttaaagcagaaacacattgacgttgccatgctgcaagaaacccacagtgataccagcaatgctgctgattgggtgaaggagtgggatgggttggtgattttaagccataacacaacgctcagtggtggagtcgccttgctctttactcacagttttattccttgttcttattcagttgaagaatttttaaatgggaggcttttaaaagtgaaaacttatgagaatgaggttttagtttttatctgtgtgtacactcccaccagtgcagtggagaggatgatgtttttagatactctgaacaatgtcattgctgactgcaacactgcagagattttaattctgggtggtgattttaactgtactacagatattttagaccggaaccacacagaacctcacatggcttcccgtaagcgtctgtgggagatggtggaggcccacgagttgagcgacatatggagaacttttcataagaacaagagacagtacacgtgggcccattccatagataacacactctccctggcgagagtagatcgtttttatggttttaagcatcagctgacgttttttacaaagtgttttattgttccagtaggtatctctgaccacagtatggtccagtgtactatcactaaagagaaggttaaacctaggagtgcctactggcattttaacactgctcttttagaagatgctaattttagggagtcttttatttttttatggaattgttttaaacatgagaaggcagcttttagttcacttcagctgtggtgggatgtgacaaaagcacaagtcaaagaattctgtcaacagtacactctcaatgtcacaagagacattgttagatctctgaaagctctggagatagaaatagtggagctccagcgtttggaggccactggaaatcgagggcatgctgaagccctcaaacgtaaaaaatccaaaatgaacgacctgttagacattacagcacagggggcgctggtccgctcacgctttaaaagcgctgctgagatggatgctc comes from Hemibagrus wyckioides isolate EC202008001 linkage group LG14, SWU_Hwy_1.0, whole genome shotgun sequence and encodes:
- the tmem79a gene encoding transmembrane protein 79 isoform X2, with translation MNERQGVISTGQEETVESKTSRESRTASERELDRQERGRDDEDGTLADDEDDGHRMSSVFTPLVKVVRKSSDKQMESDVRADDVSMCWENTKNEHDQSCCVFCGEMMLSVVFLLSGLVMFPLLVWGGHDLLPIDVPMVRSAPYRLVYTLRCVCVHGVSCMKFSSLKPLFEGKRASRHTVVHMTYVQDSLRLFLLFFLQLAVTSTYVHQDHLKLVPLLTIVFVFGRLIYWPSVCWGSSVRVLGFSLSFLPILTLMGVNFYFVCSSTGEGAVFDVAPPTTPPPPKARWWG
- the tmem79a gene encoding transmembrane protein 79 isoform X1, coding for MNERQGVISTGQEETVESKTSRESRTASERELDRQERGRDDEDGTLADDEDDGHRMSSVFTPLVKVVRKSSDKQMESDVRADDVSMCWENTKNEHDQSCCVFCGEMMLSVVFLLSGLVMFPLLVWGGHDLLPIDVPMVRSAPYRLVYTLRCTLFATFPLILGVCVHGVSCMKFSSLKPLFEGKRASRHTVVHMTYVQDSLRLFLLFFLQLAVTSTYVHQDHLKLVPLLTIVFVFGRLIYWPSVCWGSSVRVLGFSLSFLPILTLMGVNFYFVCSSTGEGAVFDVAPPTTPPPPKARWWG
- the tmem79a gene encoding uncharacterized protein tmem79a isoform X3, which codes for MNERQGVISTGQEETVESKTSRESRTASERELDRQERGRDDEDGTLADDEDDGHRMSSVFTPLVKVVRKSSDKQMESDVRADDVSMCWENTKNEHDQSCVCVHGVSCMKFSSLKPLFEGKRASRHTVVHMTYVQDSLRLFLLFFLQLAVTSTYVHQDHLKLVPLLTIVFVFGRLIYWPSVCWGSSVRVLGFSLSFLPILTLMGVNFYFVCSSTGEGAVFDVAPPTTPPPPKARWWG